The following are from one region of the Fusarium verticillioides 7600 chromosome 1, whole genome shotgun sequence genome:
- a CDS encoding ubiquitin thiolesterase, whose amino-acid sequence MTDKIPLAFGSQATTTTPSKQDVVAKKKEEPVLDLTPLEKMLQNAAPLRDDGVDRFFGLENFGNTCYCNSIVQALFYSESFRNNVVNYPPIMPSETNGSRPKVPITIRPPPTDPVETLPKQKGLSTSQVIKQRQAMNQQLPGQVGVRPEDKPDTPEYKKKQAMIKGPILELARENATSYGMNECTFTGLKDIFLALLESNTHTGVLSPQRFLEIFKRDNEMFRNSMHQDAHEFYGLVLNDVINSVESTARQMQLQAPADGIDGLATSVGHALGSAMVNHVAGSSSPATGWVHDIFEGVLTSETKCLTCETASQRDETFLDLSIDLEEHSSVTSCLRKFSAEEMLCERNKFHCDHCGGLQEAEKRMKVKRLPKILTLHLKRFKYTEDYSRLQKLFHRVVYPYHLRMFNTTDNAEDPDRLYELYAVVVHIGGNAYHGHYVSIIKVPGRGWILFDDEMVEPVDKNFVRNFFGDKPGMATAYVLFYQETTFEKVREEQEKEGMEEVKLASEAANLAQENGEKSDTAPLRRQATQPMSPLTHHESMANLAHASTAPAMPSAPHPDPSPPAAAAAATNGLTRVTTQKEEAKSKEDKKREKKEREAAEKAEKLAEKEREKQAKVDEKRRREDNYKAIQARRNENDELAKVLEASKKSAAQEEEARKKENGTPQSNGILDRTKRGSKSMSRRSFSLFHKDKSAGQTPDTPNGDAGDKHDKLKDRLSFSLGRKKSTNLLS is encoded by the exons ATGACTGACAAAATCCCTCTCGCTTTCGGTTCACAGGCCACGACCACTACACCCAGCAAGCAAGATGTTGtcgcgaagaagaaggaagagccCGTGCTCGACCTCACGCCGCTCGAGAAGATGCTCCAGAATGCAGCGCCCCTTCGAGACGACGGCGTCGATCGCTTTTTCGGCCTCGAAAAT TTTGGGAACACATG CTACTGTAACTCGATCGTTCAGGCTCTGTTTTATTCCGAATCCTTCAGGAACAACGTTGTCAATTACCCCCCGATCATGCCCTCGGAGACAAACGGCAGCCGACCAAAGGTTCCCATCACTATCAGACCTCCACCCACTGACCCTGTCGAGACCCTGCCGAAACAAAAGGGCCTAAGTACATCGCAGGTGATCAAGCAACGACAGGCCATGAATCAACAGTTGCCTGGACAGGTTGGCGTTCGACCTGAAGACAAACCTGATACGCCCGAATacaagaagaaacaagcCATGATCAAAGGGCCTATCCTGGAATTGGCACGAGAGAATGCCACTTCTTATGGCATGAATGAATGCACGTTTACTGGACTCAAGGACATTTTCCTGGCGTTGCTGGAAAGCAACACCCACACAGGAGTCCTCAGTCCCCAACGATTCCTCGAGATATTCAAGCGCGACAATGAGATGTTTCGAAACTCAATGCACCAGGACGCTCATGAGTTTTATGGCTTGGTGCTGAATGATGTCATCAACAGCGTTGAGAGCACAGCTCGCCAGATGCAGTTGCAGGCACCAGCTGACGGCATTGATGGCCTGGCAACTTCAGTGGGACACGCTCTTGGATCTGCCATGGTAAACCATGTAGCTGGGTCAAGTTCCCCAGCAACAGGATGGGTCCATGACATTTTTGAGGGCGTTCTCACATCAGAAACCAAGTGCTTGACTTGCGAGACTGCTTCTCAGCGCGATGAGACATTTCTTGATTTGTCCATTGATTTGGAAGAGCATTCATCAGTGACATCTTGCTTAAGGAAGTTTTCAGCCGAGGAGATGCTCTGTGAGAGAAACAAGTTCCATTGCGACCATTGTGGTGGCCTTcaggaggccgagaagcGAATGAAGGTGAAGCGGTTacccaagatcttgacgCTCCATTTGAAGCGGTTCAAGTATACCGAAGATTACAGTCGCTTGCAAAAGCTCTTTCACAGGGTCGTATATCCATATCACTTGCGGATGTTCAACACGACAGATAATGCCGAAGACCCGGATCGCCTCTATGAGCTGTATGCGGTAGTGGTCCACATCGGTGGTAATGCCTACCATGGTCACTACGtgtccatcatcaaggtgcCGGGCAGGGGATGGATCCTAtttgacgacgagatggtTGAGCCGGTGGACAAGAATTTTGTCCGCAACTTCTTCGGCGATAAGCCAGGGATGGCAACCGCGTACGTTTTGTTCTACCAGGAAACAACATTCGAGAAAGTgcgagaagagcaagaaaaggagGGCATGGAGGAGGTAAAACTCGCTAGCGAAGCAGCCAATCTGGCTCAGGAGAACGGGGAAAAATCAGATACGGCACCTCTGAGACGGCAAGCAACGCAGCCCATGTCGCCCCTGACGCATCACGAGTCGATGGCAAATCTTGCCCATGCCAGTACGGCACCAGCCATGCCTTCAGCTCCCCACCCGGATCCTTCGCCCCCAGCAGccgctgcagctgcaacaaaTGGCCTGACTCGTGTCACTACgcagaaagaagaagccaagtCGAAAGAGGACAAGAaacgagagaagaaggagcgcgaagctgctgagaaggccgagaAACTTGCGGAAAAGGAGCGAGAGAAACaggccaaggttgacgagaagagacgaagagaagacaaCTACAAAGCAATACAGGCACGACGAAATGAGAACGATGAACTAGCCAAAGTGCTGGAGGCTAGCAAGAAGTCTGCAgcacaagaagaggaagcaagaaagaaagaaaacggAACACCTCAGAGCAATGGAATACTCGACCGAACCAAACGCGGCAGCAAGTCTATGTCGAGGAGAAGTTTCTCGCTTTTTCACAAAGACAAATCGGCTGGGCAAACGCCTGATACGCCTAACGGCGATGCAGGCGATAAAcacgacaagctcaaggatcGCCTAAGCTTCAGCTTGGGACGTAAAAAGAGCACGAATTTACTTTCGTAA
- a CDS encoding F-actin-capping protein subunit beta, whose protein sequence is MAVDPFDSALDLLRRLNPKQTTDHLNAIISIAPDLTEDLLSSVDQPLTVRRCKQTGRDYLLCDYNRDGDSYRSPWSNQFDPPLDEAGSGGVGAGGNEGAGEGAIPSERVRKMEVKANEAFDVYRDLYYEGGVSSVYFWNLDDGFAGVVLLKKSSPQGGNSEGVWDSIHVFEAIERGRSTHYKLTSTVILTLSTSGGNLGEMDLSGNMTRQVEQDLPVDNDDSHIANVGRLVEDMELKMRNLLQEVYFGKAKDVVGDLRSIGSLSEGARDREAQRELIGSMRR, encoded by the exons ATGGCTGTCGATCCCTTTGACTCCGCTTT AGACCTTCTCCGCCGTCTCAACCCTAAACAGACGACAGACcacctcaacgccatcatctccatcgcTCCAGATCTGACCGAAGACCTTCTGTCGTCCGTCGATCAGCCCCTAACCGTGCGCCGCTGCAAACAGACCGGCCGAGACTACCTCCTCTGCGACTACAACCGCGATGGAGACAGCTACCGCTCACCGTGGTCAAACCAATTCGACCCTCCtctggatgaagctggatcAGGCGGTGTAGGTGCTGGTGGTAATGAAGGCGCTGGTGAGGGTGCGATTCCGAGCGAGCGTGTTCGCAAGATGGAGGTCAAGGCGAACGAGGCCTTCGACGTCTATCGCGATTTATACTACGAAGGTGGTGTGAGCAGTGTTTACTTCTGGAACCTTGATGACGGATTCGCAGGGGTCgtgcttctcaagaagt CTTCCCCCCAAGGCGGCAATTCCGAAGGTGTATGGGACTCCATTCATGTTTTCGAGGCAATTgagcgaggaagaagcacaCACTATAAGCTCACATCGACAGTGATTCTGACCTTGTCTACGTCTGGTGGCAACCTAGGCGAGATGGACCTTAGTGGCAACATGACACGCCAGGTCGAACAGGATCTCCCTGTTGACAACGATGATAGCCACATCGCCAATGTGGGACGATTGGTTGAGGATATGGAACTCAAGATGCGCAATCTCCTGCAGGAGGTGTATTttggcaaagccaaagacgtGGTGGGCGATCTCAGGAGCATTGGAAGCTTGAGTGAGGGAGCACGGGATCGCGAGGCTCAGCGCGAACTCATCGGAAGcatgagaagatga